One Nonomuraea angiospora DNA segment encodes these proteins:
- a CDS encoding aspartate aminotransferase family protein: MTQPENDVLKAAQDNLWLHFTRHSAYQQSEIPTIVRGEGSYVYDIHGKRYLDGLAGLFVVQVGHGRQELAEAAAKQAQELAFFPLWSYAHPKAAELAQRLAAYTPGELNRVFFTTGGGEAVETAWKLAKQYYKLIGKPLKHKVISRQIAYHGTPQGALSITGIPAFKQMFEPLVPGSVRVPNTNHYRADEITGVKGMSPEEYGFWAAERVARAIEMEGPDTVAAVFAEPVQNAGGCFPPPPGYFQRLREICDEYDVLLVSDEVICAFGRLGTMFGGQKFDYVPDIITCAKGMTSGYSPIGAMIAHERLFEPFKGGDAMFAHGYTFGGHPVSSAVALANLDIFEREDLLGHVTRNEPLFKETLDGLRDLPIVGDVRGSGYFWGIELVKDKVTKETFTADESERLLRGFLSKALFDAGLYCRADDRGDPVIQLAPPLIAGPEEFAEIGSILRGVLTEAWSRL, from the coding sequence ATGACGCAGCCGGAAAACGACGTCCTGAAGGCCGCGCAGGACAACCTGTGGTTGCACTTCACCAGGCACAGCGCCTATCAGCAGTCCGAGATCCCGACCATCGTGCGCGGTGAGGGGTCCTACGTCTACGACATCCACGGCAAGCGCTACCTCGACGGTCTGGCCGGGCTCTTCGTGGTCCAGGTCGGCCACGGACGCCAGGAGCTGGCCGAGGCCGCCGCCAAGCAGGCTCAGGAGCTGGCGTTCTTCCCGCTGTGGTCATACGCCCACCCGAAGGCCGCCGAGCTGGCCCAGCGGCTGGCCGCGTACACGCCCGGCGAGCTCAACCGCGTCTTCTTCACCACCGGCGGCGGCGAGGCGGTCGAGACCGCCTGGAAGCTGGCCAAGCAGTATTACAAGCTCATCGGCAAGCCGCTCAAGCACAAGGTCATCAGCCGCCAGATCGCCTACCACGGCACCCCGCAGGGCGCGCTGTCGATCACCGGCATCCCGGCGTTCAAGCAGATGTTCGAGCCGCTGGTGCCCGGCTCGGTCCGGGTCCCCAACACCAACCACTACCGCGCCGACGAGATCACCGGCGTCAAGGGCATGTCGCCCGAGGAGTACGGCTTCTGGGCGGCCGAGCGCGTGGCCCGCGCCATCGAGATGGAGGGCCCCGACACCGTCGCCGCCGTCTTCGCCGAGCCCGTGCAGAACGCCGGCGGCTGCTTCCCGCCCCCTCCCGGCTACTTCCAGCGGCTGCGCGAGATCTGCGACGAGTACGACGTGCTGCTCGTCTCCGACGAGGTCATCTGCGCCTTCGGCCGGCTCGGCACGATGTTCGGCGGCCAGAAGTTCGACTACGTGCCCGACATCATCACCTGTGCCAAGGGCATGACCAGCGGCTACTCGCCCATCGGCGCCATGATCGCGCACGAGCGGCTGTTCGAGCCGTTCAAGGGCGGCGACGCCATGTTCGCCCACGGCTACACCTTCGGCGGCCACCCGGTCTCGTCGGCCGTCGCGCTGGCCAACCTCGACATCTTCGAGCGCGAGGACCTGCTCGGCCACGTCACCAGGAACGAGCCGCTGTTCAAGGAGACCCTCGACGGCCTGCGCGACCTGCCGATCGTCGGCGACGTGCGCGGCTCGGGCTACTTCTGGGGCATCGAGCTGGTCAAGGACAAGGTCACCAAGGAGACGTTCACCGCCGACGAGTCCGAGCGGCTGCTGCGCGGCTTCCTGTCCAAGGCGCTGTTCGACGCCGGCCTCTACTGCCGCGCCGACGACCGCGGCGATCCTGTCATCCAGCTGGCGCCCCCGCTGATCGCGGGGCCCGAGGAGTTCGCCGAGATCGGGTCGATACTCCGCGGCGTGCTCACCGAGGCGTGGTCGCGCCTGTAA